Proteins encoded together in one Anaerococcus murdochii window:
- a CDS encoding kanamycin kinase: protein MTSDIRNILGHTNIFNNLGDFDRIEKIGSSKYRVDKDGISYVFALYDLDQFDNIENESFVNEVLEHAGLDPLKIYEKGLMPDIEKSFKVYEYRNEISLKDFLDKASLDEEEKIGKEFGIALRKLHGIKPTDKIDWHKAFLLKSNQIFYRHGLSEIGDDDYMLVDFINSNRHLTENTAINLLYKDISDKNIRIFKEKYLDLRGIKKLEYGDGIVDFVEINRIAITHPNFAKAALYSYHEGNKPARKFYRLLSLYQATTILDSIIDQRDKSPSYLSKDELESLLDMYDNFNELIPKWAE, encoded by the coding sequence ATGACTAGTGATATTAGAAATATCCTAGGACATACTAATATTTTTAATAATCTTGGTGATTTTGATAGAATTGAGAAAATTGGATCAAGCAAATATAGGGTAGACAAAGATGGAATATCTTATGTCTTTGCCCTTTATGACCTTGACCAATTTGACAATATAGAAAATGAATCTTTCGTCAACGAGGTTTTGGAGCACGCAGGCCTAGATCCTCTTAAGATCTATGAAAAAGGTTTGATGCCTGATATAGAAAAATCTTTTAAAGTTTATGAATACAGAAACGAGATATCATTAAAAGATTTTCTAGACAAAGCAAGTTTAGATGAGGAAGAAAAAATTGGAAAAGAATTTGGCATTGCACTTAGAAAGCTTCATGGAATAAAGCCTACCGATAAGATAGATTGGCACAAAGCCTTTCTTCTAAAGTCAAATCAAATATTTTATAGACATGGTTTAAGTGAGATAGGTGATGATGATTATATGTTGGTAGATTTTATTAATTCTAATAGGCATTTGACCGAAAATACTGCAATAAACCTTTTATATAAAGATATTAGTGATAAAAACATTAGGATATTTAAGGAAAAATATTTAGATTTAAGAGGTATAAAAAAACTTGAATATGGTGATGGAATAGTTGATTTTGTTGAAATAAATAGAATTGCAATAACCCACCCAAATTTTGCAAAAGCTGCTTTATATTCTTATCATGAAGGAAATAAACCAGCTCGAAAGTTTTATCGACTCTTAAGTTTATATCAAGCAACAACTATCCTTGATAGCATAATAGATCAAAGAGATAAATCACCATCATACTTGAGTAAAGATGAGTTAGAATCATTACTTGATATGTATGATAATTTCAATGAATTAATACCAAAATGGGCAGAATAA
- a CDS encoding peptidylprolyl isomerase, translating to MENNNKLLAEVNGKKIYRNDVIAFMQNIEGGARFQNEEGIKVLTDEMVNQEIILTDAYKNKLDTDDEFQNELKLVKDNMLKNYAMHKIFESVNPTEDDLRTYYDENKEVISPNKTYTASHILIDDLDKANEVYKEIENGLDFKEAAKKYSKDPSAASGGSLGTFPKGVMVKEFQDGLDSLKIGEISKPVKSQFGYHLIYLEDVKNEEAKAFDEVKDQVYQTYLMVKRQEKYLEKLNEISKDAEVKKYY from the coding sequence ATGGAGAATAATAATAAACTTTTAGCAGAAGTTAATGGCAAGAAAATATATAGAAATGATGTTATCGCTTTTATGCAAAATATTGAAGGCGGTGCAAGGTTTCAAAATGAAGAAGGTATCAAGGTCCTAACTGATGAGATGGTAAATCAAGAAATAATTCTTACCGATGCCTACAAAAACAAACTAGATACAGATGATGAGTTTCAAAACGAACTAAAACTTGTCAAGGATAATATGCTTAAAAATTATGCAATGCATAAGATTTTTGAAAGTGTTAATCCAACAGAAGATGACCTTAGAACTTATTATGATGAAAATAAGGAAGTGATAAGCCCAAATAAGACTTATACAGCTAGTCATATCTTAATAGATGATTTAGATAAGGCAAATGAAGTATATAAAGAAATTGAAAATGGGCTGGACTTTAAGGAAGCGGCAAAGAAATATTCAAAAGATCCATCTGCAGCTAGCGGTGGCTCTCTAGGAACCTTCCCAAAAGGAGTTATGGTAAAAGAATTTCAAGATGGTCTTGATAGCTTAAAGATTGGAGAAATATCAAAACCTGTTAAATCACAATTTGGATACCATTTAATTTATCTTGAAGATGTAAAAAATGAAGAAGCAAAAGCTTTTGATGAAGTAAAAGATCAGGTTTATCAAACATATCTTATGGTAAAGAGACAAGAAAAATACTTAGAGAAACTAAACGAAATCTCAAAGGATGCAGAAGTTAAAAAATATTATTAG
- a CDS encoding TIGR01212 family radical SAM protein (This family includes YhcC from E. coli K-12, an uncharacterized radical SAM protein.), translating to MTQVYYKVSDYYKETYKEKVYKLPIKLPLTCPNRDGACGYGGCIYCSETGGSFENLDSSLTVTNQLSKNKEYIAKKYKANKFIAYFQNFSNTYMNLEDFKKIIRECEKDYIVGISIATRSDCITEDKLIFLYKWHEETGIDITIELGLQTANYKTLKILNRGESLSDFILACNLINKYGFRISTHVILALPWDDISDTIETARILNALNVKEVKIHSLFIAKNSKLGQMYVDGQIQLKSKEEYQKNVIEFLRHINSDCAIARLVGRAPQEETIFCNWDRSWWLIRDEIVSFMEENSIIQGDKSKKIIYEIIKGDKL from the coding sequence ATGACCCAAGTATATTATAAGGTCAGTGATTATTATAAGGAAACCTACAAGGAAAAAGTCTATAAATTGCCAATAAAGCTCCCGCTTACATGTCCTAATAGAGATGGGGCATGTGGTTATGGAGGTTGTATATATTGTTCAGAAACTGGTGGTTCATTTGAAAATTTAGATTCAAGTTTGACAGTAACCAATCAGTTATCAAAAAATAAAGAATATATAGCAAAAAAATATAAGGCAAATAAATTTATAGCATATTTTCAAAATTTCTCTAATACCTATATGAATTTAGAAGATTTCAAAAAAATAATTAGAGAATGTGAGAAGGACTATATAGTTGGAATATCTATTGCAACGAGAAGTGACTGTATTACCGAAGATAAGCTGATATTTTTATATAAATGGCATGAAGAAACAGGCATTGATATAACAATAGAGCTTGGGCTTCAGACAGCAAATTACAAGACTTTAAAAATCCTTAATAGAGGTGAGAGCCTTTCAGATTTCATTCTAGCCTGTAATCTTATAAATAAATACGGGTTCAGGATATCGACCCATGTAATTTTAGCTTTACCTTGGGATGATATTAGTGATACAATAGAGACAGCAAGGATATTAAATGCCTTAAATGTAAAAGAAGTAAAAATTCATTCTTTGTTTATAGCTAAGAATAGTAAACTAGGCCAAATGTATGTTGATGGTCAGATACAATTAAAAAGCAAAGAAGAATATCAAAAAAATGTCATTGAATTTTTGAGGCATATAAATTCTGATTGCGCTATAGCAAGACTTGTAGGAAGAGCTCCACAAGAAGAAACAATTTTTTGTAACTGGGATAGGTCATGGTGGCTTATCAGGGATGAAATAGTATCTTTCATGGAGGAAAATTCTATAATACAAGGCGACAAAAGTAAGAAAATAATTTATGAAATAATAAAGGGGGATAAATTATGA
- a CDS encoding DUF1292 domain-containing protein has product MTERFDIHGHDVVFNKNEGKAVIAIQLGETEEECLLIDIFSVDDKEYIALLSGESSEIYLFRYTDIYGEENIELTMIDDEDEIDDVFHIFSHYWTDEKIDDLIDEYDAEANSEE; this is encoded by the coding sequence ATGACAGAAAGATTTGATATTCACGGTCATGATGTAGTTTTTAATAAAAACGAAGGCAAGGCTGTAATAGCTATTCAACTAGGTGAGACAGAAGAAGAATGTCTTTTAATAGACATCTTCAGTGTAGATGATAAGGAATACATCGCTCTACTTTCTGGAGAATCTTCAGAAATTTACCTATTTAGGTACACAGACATATATGGTGAAGAAAACATAGAATTAACTATGATTGATGATGAAGATGAAATTGATGACGTCTTCCATATCTTTAGCCATTACTGGACAGATGAAAAGATTGATGATCTAATCGATGAATACGACGCAGAGGCAAATTCAGAAGAATAA
- the ptsP gene encoding phosphoenolpyruvate--protein phosphotransferase encodes MTERYEGIKASTGYAIGNIYLFTREKIDVNQAKISQEQADGEYQKVKEAINAYFEDLSNLDNPTEAQQNIANAHKELLQDPYFSDTIEGKIKNENKNSELALDETVREMVEIMSALDDEYLKERASDYQDIGFQVMYKLKGIKPKDLSNLDKGSIIISKELTPSDTANMDKEAVVGFATDLGGKTSHTSIIAQTLDMPALVGMANVSTKLKGGEKAIIDGYEGVLIINPSQEEIEKYEKLILEQKEKKERLKNVKDMEAITTDGKKIEVSANIGNIEDLKLAIENGCDGVGLFRTEFLYMESSEFPSEEVQFEVYKEATEMLGEKPLIIRTLDIGGDKGLDYFKFPVEENPFLGYRAIRLCLDKEDIFRTQLRALVRASAFGNLKIMIPFVVNIDELKKSIELIEDIKKDLDKEGIEYNKDLDVGIMVETSASIIMADKFIKYADFFSIGTNDLTQYTLAVDRGNENIAHMYSNYNPAVLRAIKHVIDVSHQAGKWTGMCGAFAADTEATKLLLGLGLDEFSGSSAKIAEIKDTILKSSQAEEKIFADKAIDLELASEVEELVKEHNK; translated from the coding sequence ATGACTGAAAGATACGAAGGAATTAAAGCTAGTACTGGTTATGCTATTGGTAACATTTATTTATTTACAAGAGAAAAAATTGATGTCAACCAAGCAAAAATCTCGCAAGAACAAGCTGATGGAGAATATCAGAAAGTAAAAGAAGCTATCAACGCTTATTTTGAAGATTTAAGCAATCTCGATAACCCAACAGAAGCCCAACAAAATATAGCAAATGCCCATAAAGAATTACTCCAAGACCCATATTTTTCTGACACAATTGAAGGGAAGATAAAAAACGAAAATAAAAATAGTGAACTTGCTTTAGATGAGACCGTTAGAGAAATGGTTGAAATCATGAGTGCCCTTGATGATGAATATCTAAAAGAACGTGCAAGTGACTATCAAGATATTGGCTTCCAAGTTATGTATAAATTAAAGGGAATTAAACCAAAAGATTTATCTAATCTTGATAAGGGGAGCATAATCATTTCTAAAGAACTAACACCATCTGATACAGCAAATATGGATAAAGAAGCAGTTGTTGGCTTTGCAACAGATTTAGGTGGTAAGACAAGTCATACTTCTATAATTGCCCAAACTTTAGATATGCCTGCCCTAGTTGGTATGGCAAATGTTTCTACTAAGCTAAAAGGCGGAGAAAAAGCAATTATTGATGGGTACGAAGGAGTTCTAATCATTAATCCTAGCCAAGAAGAAATTGAAAAATACGAAAAATTGATTCTTGAACAAAAAGAGAAGAAAGAAAGACTTAAAAATGTCAAGGATATGGAAGCTATAACTACCGATGGCAAAAAAATCGAAGTTTCAGCAAATATCGGAAATATTGAAGATCTTAAATTAGCTATAGAAAACGGATGTGATGGTGTAGGCCTATTTAGAACTGAATTTTTATACATGGAAAGTTCAGAATTCCCAAGCGAAGAAGTTCAGTTTGAAGTCTACAAAGAGGCAACTGAGATGCTTGGAGAAAAACCTCTTATCATAAGAACTCTTGATATTGGAGGGGATAAGGGACTTGATTATTTCAAATTCCCTGTAGAAGAAAATCCATTCCTAGGTTACAGAGCGATTCGTTTATGCTTAGATAAGGAAGATATATTTAGAACCCAATTAAGAGCCTTAGTAAGAGCATCAGCTTTTGGTAATCTAAAGATAATGATTCCTTTCGTAGTAAATATTGATGAGTTAAAGAAATCAATCGAATTAATTGAAGACATCAAAAAAGATCTTGATAAGGAAGGAATAGAATATAACAAAGACCTTGATGTAGGAATAATGGTTGAAACCTCTGCTTCAATAATAATGGCAGATAAATTTATTAAATACGCTGACTTTTTCTCAATAGGAACTAATGACTTAACCCAATATACCCTTGCGGTAGATAGAGGAAATGAGAATATAGCTCATATGTACTCAAACTATAACCCAGCGGTTCTTAGAGCTATTAAACATGTAATTGATGTATCTCACCAGGCTGGTAAATGGACAGGTATGTGTGGAGCCTTTGCAGCTGATACAGAAGCAACAAAACTTTTACTTGGTTTAGGATTGGATGAATTTTCAGGCTCATCTGCAAAAATAGCAGAAATTAAAGACACAATTTTAAAATCAAGCCAAGCAGAAGAAAAAATCTTTGCAGATAAAGCCATAGATTTAGAACTTGCTTCCGAAGTAGAAGAATTAGTTAAAGAACATAATAAATAA
- a CDS encoding zinc-binding metallopeptidase family protein has translation MASESTKSNFKKFIECFNTKVIEEDSFPTIVGTILKTASENGYKIIDLEESFYIQKGENPLALLHLNIDSPSDIPFDFSTSNDGKSIFSKANINLISSAIVINYLLTNSALSFDVLLSYSNIQTKIEDYREIVDVLRTKNIINLNLRQANAVADEFSSLLLSLITVPVDRFKPEFSYKTYRLALSDLMGGHAGDNINKVRKNSIKMIIGFFRRLKSKVDLEMVSLTGGDRYDNIPSSANLDFVISSEYENDLSNAFEIYKNEEIEKNLRYEPDMKFTCQEIENKDINPITSESFNHLASFVELCPSGSFAVNSLDNQIISSSNLATTRTMKNSINMILVLRSLTEEGIRQMLEKSNLAASIAKSELDEKIYIPSFKNSDKSFTKIFEESYNNLFNRPIEVIKTQYSLDSRIVFKNQNVKMVSLGVKYKQDEEYFYTQLDDILTVIILIENVFDKLKEIKEQL, from the coding sequence ATGGCAAGTGAAAGCACAAAATCAAATTTCAAAAAATTTATAGAATGTTTTAATACGAAGGTAATAGAAGAGGATTCTTTTCCGACAATAGTAGGGACAATTCTAAAAACAGCCAGTGAAAATGGATACAAGATAATAGATTTAGAAGAATCCTTTTATATACAAAAAGGAGAGAATCCATTAGCCTTACTACATTTAAACATTGATAGTCCGTCGGATATACCTTTCGATTTTTCAACATCAAATGACGGAAAATCCATTTTTAGCAAAGCTAATATTAACTTAATTTCATCTGCCATAGTTATAAATTATCTATTAACTAATTCCGCGCTCTCTTTTGATGTGCTATTATCCTATAGTAATATTCAAACAAAAATTGAAGATTATAGGGAAATAGTCGATGTATTAAGAACTAAGAATATAATAAATTTAAATTTAAGACAGGCTAATGCAGTAGCTGATGAATTTTCAAGTCTACTTTTATCTTTAATTACAGTTCCAGTTGATAGGTTTAAACCAGAATTTTCTTATAAAACCTATAGACTAGCTTTAAGTGATCTCATGGGTGGTCATGCTGGTGATAATATAAATAAAGTTAGAAAAAATTCTATAAAGATGATTATAGGGTTTTTTAGGAGACTAAAGTCAAAAGTGGATTTAGAAATGGTCTCCTTAACAGGAGGAGATAGGTATGATAATATACCATCTTCAGCAAATTTAGATTTTGTGATTAGTTCTGAATATGAAAATGATTTATCAAATGCTTTTGAAATCTATAAAAACGAAGAAATTGAGAAAAATCTACGCTATGAACCTGATATGAAATTCACTTGCCAAGAGATTGAAAATAAAGATATTAATCCAATAACTTCTGAATCATTTAACCACCTGGCTTCTTTCGTTGAATTATGTCCATCAGGTAGCTTCGCGGTTAATAGTTTAGACAATCAGATTATATCATCTTCTAATCTTGCCACAACTAGGACTATGAAAAATTCAATCAACATGATTTTGGTCTTAAGATCTCTAACTGAAGAGGGTATCAGGCAGATGCTTGAGAAAAGTAATCTTGCAGCTAGCATAGCAAAGTCAGAACTTGATGAAAAGATATATATTCCAAGTTTTAAGAATTCTGATAAAAGCTTTACAAAAATTTTTGAAGAATCTTATAATAATCTTTTTAATAGGCCAATAGAAGTTATTAAGACCCAATATTCACTAGATTCTAGAATAGTTTTCAAAAATCAAAATGTGAAGATGGTTTCATTAGGGGTAAAATATAAGCAAGACGAAGAATATTTCTATACTCAATTAGATGATATCTTAACGGTAATAATTTTAATTGAAAATGTATTCGACAAACTAAAAGAAATTAAGGAGCAACTATGA
- a CDS encoding DUF6648 family protein translates to MIVEKQKLNLFEEWRIESIDLLTDKKIDKDEFLKRNYNFIINLGLKPFSNIRDLDEAIYNYQYYNIMAKFANAKAFLCQNSPKKKKIHTRLINDRENFYYLKDLATESLIDMVGPEDIESYFISLKSKRLTGEIFEIQVKSCNKLILHSKNKKILNKLRQKKVFCEEVRESLIDSYVNRSF, encoded by the coding sequence ATGATAGTAGAAAAGCAAAAATTAAATTTATTTGAAGAATGGAGAATTGAATCTATTGATTTATTAACTGATAAAAAGATAGACAAGGATGAGTTTTTAAAAAGGAATTATAACTTTATTATTAATTTGGGCTTAAAGCCTTTTTCTAATATTAGAGACCTCGATGAAGCTATATATAATTATCAGTATTATAATATAATGGCTAAGTTTGCTAATGCGAAGGCTTTCTTGTGCCAAAATTCACCGAAGAAGAAAAAAATTCACACAAGACTCATTAATGATAGGGAAAATTTTTATTATCTGAAAGATTTGGCAACTGAATCTTTAATTGATATGGTTGGACCTGAAGATATTGAATCTTATTTTATAAGCTTAAAATCAAAAAGACTTACCGGTGAGATATTTGAAATACAGGTAAAATCTTGCAATAAACTAATACTTCATTCTAAGAATAAAAAAATACTAAATAAATTAAGGCAAAAAAAAGTTTTTTGCGAAGAAGTCAGAGAATCTTTAATAGATTCTTATGTAAATAGAAGTTTTTAA
- a CDS encoding S1 RNA-binding domain-containing protein — translation MRALPTTNWIRRIIIKEFIIKRFTKNKAYLKTKLGDAVMDKDQVKDYRQNDKVEAYLYKELNEVLRASRVLPYKPGKIYDLKAVEVTKKGVYFEIKGGHAFLPFEERTYKILKDMVYPLSFKEEDGYLYLTSKIRELLTNDHNFKENDIVKGRIYSINKSIGAFVVIDNKYDSLIRIKELKGVYIEGEEITARVKEVKSDGKIELSLRQRAYLEINNDSDKILDYLYQNGGVCDVSDNSSPEKIYSYFSMSKSSFKRAIGRLYKNKDIKIFNNRIELNER, via the coding sequence GTGAGGGCTTTACCTACAACCAATTGGATTAGGAGAATTATTATAAAAGAATTTATTATAAAAAGATTTACAAAAAACAAAGCATATTTAAAAACAAAACTTGGTGATGCTGTGATGGATAAGGACCAGGTTAAGGATTACAGGCAAAATGATAAAGTAGAAGCTTATCTATATAAGGAATTAAATGAAGTTTTAAGGGCGAGTCGAGTTCTTCCTTATAAACCCGGTAAGATTTATGATTTAAAGGCCGTTGAGGTTACTAAAAAAGGTGTTTACTTTGAAATAAAAGGGGGACACGCATTCCTACCATTTGAAGAAAGAACTTACAAAATCTTAAAAGATATGGTTTATCCTCTTTCCTTTAAGGAAGAAGACGGATATTTATACCTAACTAGCAAGATAAGAGAACTTTTAACCAATGATCATAATTTTAAGGAAAATGACATTGTTAAAGGTAGGATTTATTCAATAAATAAATCAATTGGAGCCTTCGTAGTTATTGACAATAAATACGATTCATTAATTAGAATTAAGGAACTAAAAGGTGTATATATCGAAGGTGAAGAAATTACAGCTAGGGTCAAAGAAGTAAAAAGTGACGGTAAGATTGAACTTTCTCTTAGACAAAGAGCTTATTTAGAAATAAATAACGATAGCGATAAAATTTTAGACTACCTCTATCAAAATGGAGGAGTTTGCGATGTTTCTGATAATTCATCGCCAGAAAAAATTTATTCATATTTTTCTATGAGCAAATCTTCATTTAAAAGAGCTATTGGTCGCTTGTATAAAAATAAAGATATAAAAATATTTAATAACAGAATTGAACTAAACGAAAGGTAA
- a CDS encoding YitT family protein — protein sequence MKKYLWILFGSFLIAGGLYFFLLSQDIAAGGISGFALVVSKGLPFINLGMVNLLLNVIVLIAGMVFIGFDFAKKSLISSLAVSAYILVFEKIVPNVSLGNDKIINIIFGSTIVSLGLAIVFNHEASSGGTDLIAAIFNKYFNVPLHVCLFFADFVVVVSSAFIIGIDLAMYATLAIMIQSIGFDYFMQGFGRKISIMVISDKYREINEMLVNKHEKGVTLIEAEGGYSHNEKKVVMTITSVRTFPAIKDDILQIDDRAFVFTYTISEVLGEGFTYNQLD from the coding sequence ATGAAAAAATACCTTTGGATTTTGTTTGGATCCTTTCTTATAGCAGGAGGATTGTATTTTTTTCTACTTAGCCAAGATATAGCAGCTGGAGGAATATCAGGTTTTGCGCTCGTAGTATCTAAGGGATTACCATTTATAAATTTGGGTATGGTCAACCTCTTATTAAACGTGATAGTCTTAATCGCTGGTATGGTTTTTATAGGTTTTGATTTTGCAAAAAAATCTCTCATATCATCCCTAGCAGTGTCAGCATATATACTTGTGTTTGAAAAAATTGTTCCAAATGTTAGTCTAGGCAATGACAAGATAATAAATATAATATTTGGATCGACTATAGTTTCTTTGGGTCTTGCAATAGTATTTAACCATGAAGCTTCTTCAGGTGGGACAGACCTAATCGCAGCAATATTTAATAAGTACTTTAATGTACCCCTTCACGTCTGTTTGTTTTTTGCAGACTTCGTGGTTGTTGTTTCATCAGCTTTCATAATAGGTATTGATCTTGCCATGTATGCCACCCTTGCGATTATGATTCAATCTATAGGATTTGATTATTTCATGCAAGGATTTGGTAGAAAAATATCTATCATGGTTATTTCTGATAAGTACAGGGAAATTAATGAGATGCTAGTTAATAAGCATGAAAAGGGCGTTACCCTTATTGAAGCTGAGGGTGGATATTCTCATAATGAGAAAAAAGTTGTAATGACTATAACAAGTGTTAGGACATTTCCTGCAATCAAAGATGATATTTTACAAATAGATGATAGAGCCTTTGTATTTACATATACAATCTCAGAAGTATTGGGTGAGGGCTTTACCTACAACCAATTGGATTAG
- a CDS encoding ATP-binding protein: protein MIYLVVGEQGTGKTKYLVEEANHEKEIGNSNIVFVDTDDSQVRILDHKIRLINAKSYKIRTVEALIGFISGILARDYDIGKIYIDGIYDIVDINEEDIKDLIERLNALSEYSKSDIYLGLDWKKEDVPQTGQAEIIELKLED, encoded by the coding sequence ATGATTTATTTAGTAGTAGGAGAACAAGGAACTGGAAAAACAAAATATCTTGTAGAAGAAGCAAACCACGAAAAAGAAATTGGTAATTCAAATATTGTATTTGTAGATACTGATGATAGCCAAGTAAGAATTCTTGATCACAAGATTAGGTTAATCAATGCAAAAAGCTATAAGATTAGAACTGTGGAAGCTTTAATAGGATTCATTTCTGGAATTCTTGCTCGCGACTATGATATAGGAAAAATTTATATTGATGGAATATATGATATTGTTGATATAAATGAGGAAGATATTAAAGATCTAATTGAAAGATTGAATGCCCTATCAGAATATTCTAAATCAGATATTTACCTAGGATTAGATTGGAAAAAAGAAGACGTTCCTCAAACAGGTCAAGCAGAAATTATTGAACTTAAATTAGAGGATTAA